The Glycine soja cultivar W05 chromosome 8, ASM419377v2, whole genome shotgun sequence genome has a window encoding:
- the LOC114424134 gene encoding protein MAIN-LIKE 1-like, with protein MLHTPFGVDSETNTFHLPVGELTITLDDVSSLLHLPITGALHSFHALSVEETIFLLTELLEVSAEEARAETARSHGAYVRLGWVRDIYEMRCQARRWIVAARAYLLHLVGCTLFANKSAIYVHVVHLDAFRDLGQSGGYAWGVVALVHMYDQLDEASRTTTRQIAGYLTLLQCWIYEHFPSVHQCVTDDAYQETSPRASRWLTSKAHMKGITGAPYRAHCNALTITDVSWLPYTEHRGVSADYMEWFFRISHPFVIPTQAGDQPRDAPAADPEEYMQPPSPQDDYDGYEAIAQRGGASADGSVRARQRRCIDH; from the exons ATGTTGCACACGCCGTTTGGAGTtgacag CGAGACCAACACCTTCCACCTTCCGGTAGGAGAGttgacgatcacattggatgatgtgtcgtcaCTCCTCCATTTGCCTATCACTGGCGCGTTGCACAGCTTTCATGCTCTTTCTGTGGAGGAGACGATATTTTTGTTGACCGAGTTGCTTGAGGTGTCTGCTGAGGAGGCTAGAGCCGAGACAGCACGATCACATGGGGCATACGTACGGCTGGGATGGGTTCGAGACATCTATGAGATGAGATGTCAGGCCCGGCGGTGGATTGTAGCAGCTCGTGCTTATCTGCTGCACCTagtcggttgcactctttttgctaataaaagTGCAATATATGTTCATGTGGTGCACCTAGACGCTTTTCGCGACTTGGGTCAGAGTGGTGGTTATGCTTGGGGAGTTGTcgcgctggttcatatgtatgaccagttagatgaggcttcTAGGACCACTACACGACAGATTGCGGGGTACCTGACTCTAttacag tgttggatctatgagcactttcCTAGTGTGCATCAGTGCGTCACAGATGATGcataccaggagacgtccccacgtgcttcccggtggCTGACGTCGAAGGCGCATATGAAGGGAATAACAGGAGCACCTTACAGGGCACATTGTAATGCTTTGACCATCACAGATGTGTCTTGGTTGCCTTACACTGAGCATCGGGGG gtatctgcggattacatggagtggttttttCGGATATCTCACCCATTCGTGATACCGACCCAGGCAGGTGACCAGCCCAGAGATGCACCTGCCGCAGACCCTGAGGAGTACATGCAGccgcccagcccccag GATGATTACGACGGCtatgaggcgattgcacagag AGGGGGAGCCAGTGCTGATGGAAGTGTCAGGGCTCGACAGAGACGATGCATAGATCAttga